From Candidatus Polarisedimenticolaceae bacterium:
CTATCAAATCGCGGGGCGCTCGGTCGTGCGCACTCTGGCAACCGTCGCCGGACATCACGTCGTCATCCTCCATTTCGAGGGTCTCGAGGGCGGTGAATTCTGGGATCGAACGACCCACGAAATCGCGACGAGCGTGCGGTCGCCCGACTAGTCCTCCGGCGGCCCCGACGCCGCCGCGACCTGGTCGGCCTTGATCTTCGCCGCGTCGAACTTCTTCGCCGACGCGAGCATCTTCGCGACCGTCTCGTCGAACTTCGGGTCGCCGCCCTTCTGGAAGCGCAGCGGGTTGATGCGGGCGATGACGAACGCTTTCAAGTACGGGCTGACGAAGCCGCGCTCCTTGAGCTCGGCGACGGCGGCGACGACGGCCTCGTCGAGCTCCAGGAGAGCGGCCGCGCGCTCGTCGCGTACGGCGAGGGCGGCGGGCAGCTTCGATGCGAGGAATGTCTCGACGCGCTTGAGCATCGGCGCGTAGGCGCCGCCGGAGAAGCGGCCCTTCTTCTCGTAGGTTGCGCCCAGGGTGAGGAGCGACGGCTCCTCGAACTCGAGCGCGAACTCCTTCTCGGCGCGCGGGTCGAGATCGGCGAGCGAGCGCGCCATCCGGATGACCTCGAGCGACTTCTCGCGCACGTTGTGCGCCTTCTCGGTGTTGAGCGCGAGGATCCGGTAAGCGGTCTCGGCCTCGGGAAGGAGAAGCGCGACGACCGCCTTCGCGCCGATCGTGCGCAGCGCGGCGAGGCGGTGGTTGCCGTTCGGCGTCCAGTAGCCGACTTCGGGACTCTTCACCGCGATGATCGGATCGAGGAAGCGGTCGATCTGGTCGATGACGTTCGCGAGGCGTGCGGCGTGCGTCTCCGAGAGGTCACGCTGGAACGGCGTGGGCTGGACGGCATCGATCGGGAGCGCGGCGAGGATCTGCCACCGACCGCCGACCGGGTCCTTGTACGTGGCGAGCACCTCGCCGCCGTCCTCGTCGACCTGGCGGCGCAGGGCGTCGACGGCGGCGGGGACGTTCCCGGAGGTCAGCGTCGCGGGCGTGAGCCCGCGCGAGCGCGCCTCCGCTTTGGTGCGCTTCTTCTTCCTCGTCGCCATTCCCCCTTAGTACTCCCGGGAAGGCGCGCGCGTCAACGCCGCCGTAGGATGGAAGGGATGGCGATGGAGACGATCCGTGAGGCGCTCGACCGGTTGGCCCGCTCGGGCTACGTCGATGAGTTCAGCGCCGACGGGGACGGCCTGCGCAGCCGTTCCACCGGGACGATCACACCGCCGGAGTCGTTCCGTGTGGACGAGATCGTGCGCTTCGAAGGCGAGAGCGATCCTTCGGACGAGTCGGTGATCTTCGCGCTCCGCGGCGACGGCACGCGCGGCACCTACACGGTCGCCTACGGCACCCTCATGGACGGCGCCGACGCCGAGATGGTGCGCCGTCTTCGCTGACGATCGGTTCGATCGTACGCCCCGGCTTCGTTCGCCGCCGTGTCCGATATTCCGGAGGATCGTGTCATCCGTTCCGCGCGACGGCGCTGCGGCTCGTCGCGAAACCCTTTGTTTTTCGGCGTGAGCCGCTTGGCGCGCCTCTTGCTGAACGTCGCCGTGGGGCAGAGCGAGAGGAGGACGAGATGAGTACGAGCGGCTTCGATTCCCCTTGGCGCGACGTCGTCGTCCGGTTCGTCCGGAGCGCGTGCTACGAGGATCCGGCGCTCGCGCTGCGTGCGGCTTCGTTGCTGAGCGCCGAGGAGCGTCAGCTCCTGACACGTCTCGAGCCCGACGCCTCGCGCCTCGACTACCTCGCCGCGCACGCACTCGTCCGCTCCATGATCGCCGAGATGACCGGCTGCCCCGGCGAGCAACTCCAGATCCGCACGAGCAAGGACGGGCGCTCCGAGGCGCTCCTGCCCGGCGCCCCGCGCGGCATCGGCTTTTCGCTGTCTCACGCCGACGGGATCGCGCTCTGCGCAGTCGCGTCGGGTTGCTCGGTCGGCGCCGACGTCGAGAGCGAGCGCAACGTCGGGCTCGACCCACGCGGCTTCGCGCAGGTGTTCTGCACGCGCGTCGAGCTGGACGAGATCTCGGCGCTCCCGGCCGTCCTACGGACCGAGCGCCTCCTCGAGATCTGGACGTTCAAGGAGGCGATGGCGCGGGCGACGCGGCCGCGATTCGGTGTCGTCGGCTCCGAGCCGCACATCGCGACCGTGCGGCTGCTTCCCCACCACCTGGCGACGATCGCCGTCGTCGGCGCGCCTCCCGGCCACCTCGTCGCGGTGAAGTTCGAGGAATACCGGCCGGGCTAGCGTTCGCCGTGTCCGCCGGCCGGATGAGGACCGCGCGGAACGATGCAGAGCACGCGTGTCCCGACGCCGCGCTCGGCGATGACCTCGATGCGTCCGCCGATCAGGTCGGCGCGGTAGCGCATGATGCGCACGCCGCTCCCCCGTGTGTCGGCCTTCGACCAGTCGCCGTGGCCGTTGTCGCCGACCTCGAGCTCGATCCGCCGCCGACCGCGGAGCGCGATCTCGATCCCGGTCGCCTCGCCGTGCGTCACCGCGTTGCGGACCGCCTCTTGCGCGATGCGATACAGCTGGGCACCGACGAAGCCGTCGTCGATCGCGACGAGATCGGGCTCGTCGGAGACGAAGCGGCACTTGATCGAGTGCATCGTCTCGGTCGTCTCGGCGAGGTCGAGGAGCGCGTTCATGAGCCCGTTCCCGTCGAACTCGACCGGCAGCATCCCGCGGATGACGTTCCGGAGCTCGATCTTCGCCCCCTCGATCCCGCGGTGCAGGGCGTTGATCGTCGGCACGGACGAGCGCTTGGAGCCGGCCTCGGGATCGGAGATCAGCTCGCGCGTCATCATGGCGAGCCCCGCGAGCGATTGGCCGACCGAGTCGTGCAGCTCCTGGCCGATGCTCCGGCGCTCGCGATCGGTCTGGTCGGCGACCTGCTTCTCGAGCGTCTGCCGCTCGATGACGTGCCCGATGTGGATGCCGACGTTCTTGAGCGACGGGAGGAAGGTGCTCCCCGGGATCGCGAGATTCGACGAGGCGAACATCTCGAGGACGACGATCGGCTTCCCCTCGACGATGACGGGCAAGGTCGCGACCGAGTGGATCCCGAACTTCTCGAACGAACCGCGGACGAACCTTTGGCCGTGGACGTCCTCCATCCACTGCGGCTCGCCGAGCGCCAGCGTCCGGCGGATGATGCCGTCCCCCGGGCCCAGGACCGTCCGCATCGTGATGTCGATGAAGGCGCTGAAGTCGCGCCCCGGCGCAACGTACCAGACGTCCAGCGGGAGGACGGTGTGCGTCGCCTCGTCGATCCGCCACGCGTGGCCGAGATCGAACTGCGCGTGGACGCAGACGAGCTGGATCGCCATCCGGATCGCCTCGTCCAGGCTCGAGGCCCGGTTGGCCGCGCCCGCGACGTCCTGGAGGACCTTGAGCGTCGCGGTGCGCTCGGCGATCCGCCGCTCGAGCGACTCGTTGCGCTCCTTCAAGGCCCGCTCCGCGTTCCGGAGCGCGTGGACGTCGGTGAAGGTGATGACGATCCCGTTGATGCTGTCCGCGCGCGTGCGGTAAGGGAGGAGCCGCCGCAGGTACCAGCGTCCCTCGCGCGTCTGGATCTCGCGCGAGACCGGGACGAGATCGCGGAGGACCGCTTCCGCCTCGGCGAGGAGGTCGGGATCGGTGAACCGCTGCGCGAAGTCGGAGAGCGGCCGGCCCACGTCCGACGGGATGAGGGAGAGGAGCGGTGTCATCGCCGGGGAGAACCACTTGATGCAGAAGTTGCGGTCGAGGAAGATCGCGGCGAGATCGGTGCTCTGTAGAAGGTTGTCGAGGTCGTCGTTCCGCTGCTCGAGCTCCCCGAGCTTCGTCTGGAGCTGGTGGTTGACGGTGAGCAGCTCCTCGTTGAGCGATTGCAGTTCTTCCTTCGACGACGAGGAGAACGCGCGCGCGCCTTTGTGGTTCTTGGCGCCCGATTTCTTGTGGTGCTCGACCTCGGGGCCGCCGCTTCCCTCGCGCCGGGTCCGGGAGCGTTTGGATGCATCACGCGGAGCCAACGAGACCTCCGGATGTCATCGTTCCGGCCAGCAGCCCGAGTCTAGCAGAACTTCGAGGGGGTCCCGGCCGGCGCCGTCCTCACGCGTTCGAAGGGAAAGGGCTTTGGAGGGCGCGACACCGTGAGCTCGGGTTGAGGGGTAGCCGCGACGAACCGCGGCATCGCGCCCACCAATGGTTCATGCCGACACCCTCGTGGTGGAGCCGAGGGAGCGGCGCAAGAAATCCGGCGTGGCGGGCTCCGTCTGAGCCCGGAGGAACCGGGACAGCTTTCCCGGCGATCCGAGGTCGGTGAAGCCGCAGGAGGGAATCTCCGCGACCGCGAGCGACGTCGGCGCCTTGTAGAGCACCTGCCGGTTGAAATCGCGAGTCGGAATGGTTTCGTAGAGCGACCGCAGCGCGCTCCGGCTCCGCTCTCCGTCGATCGACCAGGTCACGCAGTCGGCGACCAGGTCGGGAACGGTGGCGGTGAAGAGCGCGATGAGCGCCGAGCGCTTCGCGACCGCGATGCCGGTGCTCGCGAGCGCGCCGGGTACGAGCCAAGGGCACCCCGGCACCCGTGTGTGTGCCGCGGCACCGAGGACGACCACGAGCTCGGGACGCCGCTCGGCCACGGCCGCCGCGGCGCCCATCGCCTCGGCGAGCATCCCCTCCCCCTCCACGTGGTGATCGCAGGGCAAGAGGACGACGGTCGCGTCCGGCTCCAGGTGCCCGAGATGCATGAGCGCGAGGAGGATTCCCGGCGCGGTGCCGCGATCGGCGGGCTCGAGGATGACGTTCGCCGTCGGAACGGCGCGGAGAGCGCACTCGGACCAACGCAGGTGCTCGGTGCGCACGATCGCGAGCGTTCGATCCGGAGGCGAGATCCTGGCGGCGCGGGCGACGGCCCAATCGAGCATCCCGCCGCTGCCGTCGAGCGACCAGAACTGCTTGGGGATGTTCTTGCCCGAGAGGCGAATCGAGAAATCGCCGAAACCGCGACCCTCGCCAGACGCGAGGAGAAGCGTCCAAGGATGGTCCGAGCGCTTGGTCCGCTCGAGGCTCGGGAGGGCGGCCCAACGACGGCGCGGGACCGGGCGCGGCAGGTGCCGGCGCACCGGAGAAACGCGGTCCGACCGTTCCGTTTGCCACATGCGGCTGCCGTCTCCTCTTTCAACCCGAAGCCGGCACAAGGTTAACGGGAGCGCAGGCGAATACAATCGGAGGAGGGACGATCCGCCCCCGGGAGACGGGCCGATCGAACCTTAGGGAAATGCCCTATGTCCGCTGCGGCCGGCGCGGTGTAACTTCAGACCGGGAGCACGTGATGAGAGAACAAGCCACGAAGCCCTCGGGTCCCTCCGCGAGCAAATCGACGCGCATCCTCGTCGTCGAAGATCATCCCCTCGTCAGGAGAGGCATCATCGAAATGCTCGCGCACGAGGCCGACCTCTCCGTGTGCGGCGAGGCCACGACCGGCGCCGAGGCGGTCGCTCTCTTCAAGTCCGAGCACCCCGATCTGGTCATCGCGGATCTCACGCTTCGCGAAGGGAACGGGATCGAGCTGATTCGCGACATCCGCGGCCTCGGAAGCCGCGTGCCGATCCTGGTCCTCTCGATGCGCGAGGAAACGATGTTCGCGGAGCGGGTCATCCGCGCGGGCGCGCAAGGCTACGTCGCGAAGAGCGCGCCTTCCGAGCGGCTCATCAGCGCGATTCGCCAGGTGCTGCGCGGCGAGCTGGCGCTCTCGCCGCACGTGACCGAGCGGCTCGTCCGCCGTGCGGCGGGCCTCCACGCCGTGACGTCACCGACGCCCGTTCCGACCGTTCTCTCCGACCGCGAGCTCGAGATCTTCGAGATGTTCGGCCGCGGCTTCACCGCCTCCGAGATCGCGCGGCGCCTCCACATCAGCGCCAAGACGGTCCAGGCCCACCGCGAGAACATCAAGGCGAAGCTCGAGCTGGCGACGTCGACCGCGCTCACGCGCTACGCGACCCTCTGGGCCGACGGCGACCGCGCGGCGATCGAGCGCAGTACCGCGCCCGCGCCTCCGCCGGGCGCACACCGGCGCGTCACCGACCGATAGTCTTGTCCGCGACGTCGCTCAGACGCAGCCCCGGCGCCTTCGACAGCTCGCGCGCGCGACGCTGCGCGACCTCCGCGTCGGCGCCGCGTCCGGCCCTCCCGAGCAGCATCGCGTAGGCGTTCCAGGTGCGCGCGCCCTCGGGATCGAGGCGCACCGCGTTCTCCGCTTCGGCGATCGCCTCGGGGTGATGCTCGAGCGCGGAGAGCATGTTGGCCGCGTTCGCGTGGAGAGCGGGATTCCACGGCTCGAGCACGATCGCCTTCTGGAAGAGCGCGAGCGCTCCGGCGAAGTCGTTCGACATCGTCTTGATGCGAGCGAGCTCGGCGAGCGGCCCGGCCGCGGTGGGGTTGTCGCGCGCGAGGGTCGTGAAGACCGGCTCGGCTTCGGGGACGCGATTCGCGCGCAGGAGCGACTGCCCGTAGGCGAACGCGATGTCGAAGTCGGCGGGGTTCTTCGCGTACGCCGCCGCGAACTGCTGCGCGGCTTCGCCGTGCTTCCCCTGATCTTGCAGGGCGAGTCCGAGGAAGTACGGTCCGTCCGCCTGCGCGAAGCCGAGGCTCATCGCCTCCCTGAGCTTGGCTTCCGCCTGCGGGTACATGGCCGGACGCACCTCCCGCGGCGCCATCTTCGCCCGGAGCGAGATCGCGCGGCCGGCGTAGAACGCGCTCTCGGGCGCCGGAAGATCGACGGGCAGCTCGGGGAAAAGCTCGAGGTCGAACCGCGTGCGCGCCTGCTCGGGCTGGTCGATCCGCGCACGGATGAAATGGTCGGTGTAGAGAACGTGGCGCTGATCGTCGGGCTCGCCCTTCCTCATGTGGCACGAGACGCAGTCGTCCTTCGGCTTCGTCTTCTGCCGTGCCGCGGCGGGCGCCTTGCACGCCGAGGCGTCGTGGCAACCGAGGCACTTCGCGTTGAAGAAATCCGCCGGACGGTCGTCGCGGAAGATCGTCTTATGAGGGTTGTGGCAGGTCAGGCATTCCATCTTGCCGCCGCTCTCGGTGAAGCAGCGCGAGAGGAACATCCGGTCGGCCTGCCCCGACAGGCCGAAGTCGTGGACGGTCTTCTCGACGTAGCGGTACGGGATGATCGCGGTCGTGATCGGGGTGCCCGGCCGCCAATCCTCGAGCGCGGCCTGATAACGCGAGACGCGCTCGGACGCCTTCGCGTCCCCGAGGTGGCAACGGAAGCAGACCTGCATCCGGAGTGACGGCGTCAGGCGCCGTGGGTCGACGATCGTCGGGTCGGGCTGGCCCGTGGGGGTCGCGCCCTGATCCCACTTCGCGACGTGCGCGCTCCCGGGGCCGTGACACCGCTCGCAGCTGATCCCGTGCGGGATCGGGTCCTCGAACTGGTTGTGCGTGCCGGCGACGAGCTTCATCGGATCGTTGTGGCAGGAGACGCACTGCGGACCGGTGTCGCGCGCGAAGTAGAAGTTGTTGTACTCGTATCCGGGGCAGAGGTCCCACACCGGATCCGTCGTGTGCCAGCACACGGGGGCCTGGAAGAGCTTGCCGTCCTGGACGAGGAGGTACTGGCGGCTGTGGTTCGCGGAGCCGACCGCCCAGACGAGCTCGCGCTCGTCGATCGCCGTCTGACCGCCCTTGCCGTCCGCGATCGATTGCTTGACCCAGAACTTCCCGTCGCGGCGCGTCATCGTGTAGTGGAGGCCGGTCGACGGGACCGTGAACGAGTTGTGCTTCGTCCAGTCCTCGATGACGGGGGCGCCCGCCATCGGGTACCACGAGCGACCCATCCCGGTCTTCGCGAAGGTCGACCAGATCTCGGCGTGGCACGACCGGCAGGCCTCGCCGCCGACGTACTTCGCCTCGGCGACGGCGGTCTTCGCCGGCGGCGGGGCCGGGGCCTCGCTCTTCCCGCACGCGCCCAGAGCCAGGAGGAGGGCGATCGCGACCGCGCGTCTCATCGCCGCAACGTCCGCTCAGGGCTGGAGGGTCTTCAAGACCTCGGGGTTCGGCTCGTCCTGCGCCAGGACGGTGTGGCAGAGATCGCAGTCTTGGGGAATCGCGCGGCCGCCCGGGTCGGCGTGCTCGCCGTCATGGCATCGGAAGCAGCCCGGCGAGTCCGTGTGGCCGAGGTGGCTCGGGTACGTCCCCCACTTGATGTTCATCGAGGGCCAGACGTTCGTCGCGTAGATGTTTCCCAGCTCGTGCGCCGCAGCGTCGACCTTGGCGCGATCGACCGAGGGCTGCTCCTTCCCGTAGAACGCCTCGAGGGTGCCGGCGATCTTCTGGCGCGCCTCGTCCTGGGAGGCGTACTCGGCCTTGATGGCCTTCAGCCCTTCCCGCCGCAGGAACGGGACCGACTTGTCGAGCGCGCCCTCCGCCAAGGCCCGATCGATCTCGGCCTCCGGCATCCGGTAGATGTGGCTCGGGCGGTTGTGGCAGTCGAGGCAATCCATCGTCCGCCACTCTCCGCCCTTGTCCTCCTTCGGCGCATAGGTCGTGACCGTGCCGTCCGAACGCGTCAACTCGATCGTGCCGATCGTCTCGCGCTTCTCGTCGGACCGGTAGCGGATCCGGACGCCGGGGTCGACGTGCCAGTGGATGCCGCGTGACGTGCGACCCTGAAGCCCGCCCACCTTGAGGAGGACGACCGTCTTCGTCTCGGTGTTCGGCTCGTCCTCGGCGTAGTGCGTGATGACCCGGAGACGGTCGCCGACGAACTTCGTGGGCCAATGGCACTGCTCGCACGTGTCGCGCGCCGGGCGCAGGTTGTGGACCGGCGTCGGGATCGGCTTCGGGTAGAGCTTGAGGTTCACCGAGATGAGCTGCCACGATCCCGAGAGCTTCGACTTGACGAACCAGCCGGCGCCCGGGCCGATGTGGCAGCTCACGCAGGCGACGCGCGAATGAGGGGACCGCTGATAGGTCGTGTACTCGGGGGCCATGACCGAATGGCACGAGGCGCCGCAGAACTTCGTCGTGTCCATGACCTCGACGGCCTTGTAGGTGGCGACCGCGAGGATGACGAGGTTGAGCATCGTCGCGCCCGAGAACATGACGACCATCGCGCGCGTGCGATCGACGTTGAGGTCGACGATCGGGAGGCGCGGCGGCGCCTGGCCGTGCGCGGCGGCATTGCGCGTCCGCCGGCGCTGGATGGCGAGCCCCACCGGGATCAGGACGAGGCCGAGGACGAAGAGCGCCGGAACGACGACGAAGTTGACGATGCCGAGATACGGTCCGCCCTCGAAGCCGAGCGATTCGATCGTGAACAGCGACAGGAAGAGGAGGGCGGAGGCGGTCGTCAGCGCCGCCCCGGCCAGACTGATGCCGTTCCGGGTGATTGCGTGGAAAAATGTCGTGAACGGGTTGTGCCGTTCCGTCATGGATGATGGACCACGGCGTGGATGATAAGGCAGAACAGCATCAATCCGAACAGGACCGCGATCGTGCCGACGATCCGTCCGCGACGGACGACCCGCGCCTTCGGGGGCGGGACGGTCAGGGCGTCGAGCCCCCCCTCGCGGACCAGGCGCTCGTACTCGTCGGGACGCTCCTTCCGGAACTCGTCCTCGTCCACGGTGCCGGTGAAAATCACCGTGTCCATGGGGAATTTGTCGGGCCTCAAGTGGCCGTTGAAGAAATGGATCGTGAAGATGAACGCCACGGCGAGGAGCGCTTCCTCGCCGTGAATCAGAAGGGCGACGTTGTAGACCCACCCCGGGAGGACATGCGCGAAGAACGCCGGGAACCAGAGGAGCAGCCCCGACCCCCCGATGATGAACATCCCCCAGAACACCGCCCAGTAGTCGAACTTTTCCCAGTAGGTGAAATGATCGAAGCGGGGACGCGGGCCACGGCCGACGAACCAGCGGACGTGCTGCGACAGCTCGCGGAGATCGCGCGGCTGCGGGACCATCGACGATGGCCCCCACAGCACCCCGAGATCGCGGTCGATGAAGAGCCGGCGGACGATCCGTCCCACATGGACCGCGAAGACGAGGATCAGCACGACCGCGAAGAACCGGTGGAGGCGGCCCGCCACCGGAAGACCCCCGAGCAGCCGCGCGAGCCGAGCCGCCCAAGGCGCGTCGTGGAAGAGGAGCGGGCTCCCGGTGAAGGCGAGCCCGAGGAAGCTCACCATCATCGCGAGGTGCGTCGCGCGCTGAGCCTTATCGAACCGCCGGATGTGGCGGCCGGTCATCGTGCGTCCTTCCGCTTCGGCGGCTTCAGCGGCTTCGGCGGCTTCGGCGGCGGGTCCCCGCGGAGCAACCGCTGGAACCAGAGGCTCGTGTGGAGCCCGAAGAACACGAAGACGCCGCCGAGCAGAAGCTGCATGAAACGGGCGGTCCAGTAGAGAGGCGGATTGCGATCGGCGTCGCGCTTGTCCGCGTGGGGGTCATAGCGCGCGAAGCTCGCGCCGGCGCCCGCGTGGCATTTCCGGCACGTCTCGACGCGGTGCTCGCCCGAGATCGTCGAGCGCGGATCGGTCTTCGGGAAGATCGCGTGCGCGCCGTGGCAGTCGGCGCAGCTCGCGACGCGCGCGAATCCGAGGCTCGTCACCTGGCCGTGGAAGGTGTCGCGGTAGGTCTTGAGCGACTGCGCGTGGCACGAGCCGCACTCGGCGAGGACGTCGAGCTTCCAGCGGTCGGCGTCGGTGCGCTCGATGTGGTGCGCGGTGTGGCAGTCGGAGCAGACGGGAACGTTCGGGTTGCCGGCCGCGAGCTTCGTCCCGTGGACCCCGGACGCGTACTGCGCCCGGATGCCTTCGTGACACTTCCCGCAGGTCGCGGGTACGTTGGCGCGAAAAACGCCGCTTCCCGGATCCGACTTTCGCCGGATCTCGTGGTTGCCGTGACAGTCGGTGCACTTCGCGGAGACGACGAGGCCGCTCTTCTCGAGCGCCTTCCCGTGGATGCTGTCGTGGTAGGTCGTCACGACGTCGCCGATCCGGATCTTCCCCGCGGCGATGACCTTGGGATCGCCGTGGCACTTGCCGCACGTCGCGGGAAGGTGGAGCCCGTACGTGGGAGACGCCGGGTCGGTGGACGGGCGAATGTCGTGTTTTCCGTGGCAATCGATGCACGTCGCCGCCACCGAGTTCCCGTTCCGCCGAGCCTCGGCGTGGACGCTCTTTCCGTACGCCGAGACCGGATCCGCGTGGCAGACGGCGCAATCGACTTTCGCGAGCTTCTCCGGATGCGGAAGGTCCGCATGGGCGAGATCGGCGTGACAGTCGATGCAGGAGAGGGGTCCGTGGACGGAATCGGCGAACGGTTTCGCCGAGACGGTCACCGATCGGCCGTCGCCGGCGGTGATCCCAGCGTCGTCGTGGCACGCGAGGCAATCGTCGTTCGCCGGCGCCGCGAGGGCGAGCGTTGCGGCGGCGACCGAGGCCGTCAGGACTGCCGCGAATCTCCACAGAGGCACGCTCATGCGGTGGAGGAATTTCGCACGCCACCTCGTCCGGCTCAAGACCGCGAGGGTCCGGTTTGTCCGTTGAATCGGCCCGTACACTCGCCCCGTCTCCAGAGGACATGCGATGAGACATCTCCTCGAGGACCGGGAGCATTTGATCCGGCTCGCCGCCCTGTTCTTGGGGGCGTTCCTCGTTTTCCTTCTCGCGCGCGCGGCGCTCGTCCCGAAGGGCTTCGGGGACCTCGGGCATTACCGCTCGGGAGCGCTGGCCGACGTCGCGTCACGCCCCGTCGCGTTCGCCGGACGCGGGGCGTGCACCGACTGTCACGACGATAGCGCCGCGAAGCTCCACGACGGGAAGCACGCCGGCGTGGGCTGCGAAGCGTGTCACGGCGCGCAGGCCGCGCACGCGGCGGATCCGACGTCGGCTTCCGCGTCCATGCCCGACACCCGCGAGCTCTGCCCGGTCTGCCACGCGCGGAACGCCGCGAAGCCGAAGACCTTCCCCCAGGTCGACATCAAGGCGCACGCGGACGGCAACGCGTGCAAGGACTGCCACGATCCGCACCATCCGGACGCGTAGGAGGCGTCATGGAGTCGACTCGCCGCGAGTTCGCGAAGCTCCTCGTCCTCACCGGCGCCGCCGCCGCGGCCTACGAGTACGTGATGGCGGACGCTCCCGAGAAGGCACCGAACTACGACGCGACGCGCCACTGGTGGGCAATGCTCATCGACGTCGGGAAATGCATCGGCTGCGGGAACTGCGTGCGCGCCTGCAAGGCCGAGAACGACGTGCCCAGGGAGCCCTACTACTTCCGGACGTGGGTCGAGCGGTACTACGTCCCCGAGCGGGACCCCGCGAATCCGACGGCGGAGGACTTCCCCATCGTCGACTCGCCGAACGGGGGCTACGACGGCTTCCCCGAGCGGTACAGGATCGAGGCCGGCGCCAAGGCGTTCTTCGTCCCGAAGATGTGCAATCACTGCGCGCACTCGCCCTGCGTCCAGGTCTGTCCCGTCGGCGCCACGTTCGAGAGCCCGGACGGTGTCGTGCTCGTGGACAAGACCTACTGCCTGGGCTGCCGCTACTGCGTGCAGGCCTGCCCGTACGGATGCCGCTTCATCGATCCACGGACGAACACCGTGGACAAGTGCTCGCTCTGCTACCACCGCATCACGAAGGGACTGACGACCGCCTGCTGCGAGGCGTGCCCCACGGGTGCGCGACAGCTCGGCGACCTCAAGAATCCGAGCGACCCGTTCCACACGGTGCTGCGGACCCACCCCGTGCAGGTGCTCAAGCCCCAGCTCGCGACCGGCGCCAAGGTCTACTACGCCGAGCTCGACGGCTCGGTCCGGTAAGAGGAGGCGATGGGCGTCGACGGGTTCATGTATCCCAACGAGATCGAGCTGCAGTGGAGCATCCTCATCGTCCTCTACCCCTTCATCACGGGCCTCGTCGCGGGCGCCTTCATCCTCGCGTCGCTCGAGAGGGTCTTCAACGTCGAGGCGGTGAAACCCACCTACCGGTTGGCGCTCCTCGTCGCGCTCGCGTTCATGATCGTCGCCCCGCTCCCGCTCCAGATGCACCTGGGGCATCCCGAGCGTTCGTTCGAGATGTATCTGACCCCGCACACGACCTCGGCGATGGCGATGTTCGGCTTCGTCTACCTCTGGTATCTCCTCGCGGTCCTCGTCATCGAGATCTGGCTCGACTACCGGACTGACATCGTCCGTTTCGCGCAGACGGTCCCCGGATGGCGGGGTCGCGTCTACAAGCTCATGTCGCTCGGCTCCTACAACGTCTCGCCGGCGGCGCTCGCGATCGACGACAAGGTCGGCCGGTTCGTGACGATCGTCGGGATCCCGTCGGCGTTCCTCCTTCACGGCTACGTCGGCTTCATCTTCGGCTCGATCAAGGCGAACCCCTGGTGGTCGACGCCGCTCATGCCGATCGTCTTCCTCTTCTCGGCGGTCGTCTCGGGGATCGCGGCGGTGCTCCTCCTCTACATGGCGGTGTGCGTCCTCAAACGCATCGCGATCGACATGCGGTGCGTCGACACGATGGCGCGCTACCTCATGTACGCCTTCCTCATCGACTTCTCGCTGGAGATGCTCGACCTGATCCACCGCGTATACGAGTCGGACGAGTCGTTCAAGAGCCTCGACTTCAT
This genomic window contains:
- a CDS encoding NapC/NirT family cytochrome c, whose translation is MTERHNPFTTFFHAITRNGISLAGAALTTASALLFLSLFTIESLGFEGGPYLGIVNFVVVPALFVLGLVLIPVGLAIQRRRTRNAAAHGQAPPRLPIVDLNVDRTRAMVVMFSGATMLNLVILAVATYKAVEVMDTTKFCGASCHSVMAPEYTTYQRSPHSRVACVSCHIGPGAGWFVKSKLSGSWQLISVNLKLYPKPIPTPVHNLRPARDTCEQCHWPTKFVGDRLRVITHYAEDEPNTETKTVVLLKVGGLQGRTSRGIHWHVDPGVRIRYRSDEKRETIGTIELTRSDGTVTTYAPKEDKGGEWRTMDCLDCHNRPSHIYRMPEAEIDRALAEGALDKSVPFLRREGLKAIKAEYASQDEARQKIAGTLEAFYGKEQPSVDRAKVDAAAHELGNIYATNVWPSMNIKWGTYPSHLGHTDSPGCFRCHDGEHADPGGRAIPQDCDLCHTVLAQDEPNPEVLKTLQP
- a CDS encoding cytochrome b/b6 domain-containing protein, with protein sequence MTGRHIRRFDKAQRATHLAMMVSFLGLAFTGSPLLFHDAPWAARLARLLGGLPVAGRLHRFFAVVLILVFAVHVGRIVRRLFIDRDLGVLWGPSSMVPQPRDLRELSQHVRWFVGRGPRPRFDHFTYWEKFDYWAVFWGMFIIGGSGLLLWFPAFFAHVLPGWVYNVALLIHGEEALLAVAFIFTIHFFNGHLRPDKFPMDTVIFTGTVDEDEFRKERPDEYERLVREGGLDALTVPPPKARVVRRGRIVGTIAVLFGLMLFCLIIHAVVHHP
- a CDS encoding cytochrome c3 family protein; this translates as MSVPLWRFAAVLTASVAAATLALAAPANDDCLACHDDAGITAGDGRSVTVSAKPFADSVHGPLSCIDCHADLAHADLPHPEKLAKVDCAVCHADPVSAYGKSVHAEARRNGNSVAATCIDCHGKHDIRPSTDPASPTYGLHLPATCGKCHGDPKVIAAGKIRIGDVVTTYHDSIHGKALEKSGLVVSAKCTDCHGNHEIRRKSDPGSGVFRANVPATCGKCHEGIRAQYASGVHGTKLAAGNPNVPVCSDCHTAHHIERTDADRWKLDVLAECGSCHAQSLKTYRDTFHGQVTSLGFARVASCADCHGAHAIFPKTDPRSTISGEHRVETCRKCHAGAGASFARYDPHADKRDADRNPPLYWTARFMQLLLGGVFVFFGLHTSLWFQRLLRGDPPPKPPKPLKPPKRKDAR
- a CDS encoding multiheme c-type cytochrome, translated to MRHLLEDREHLIRLAALFLGAFLVFLLARAALVPKGFGDLGHYRSGALADVASRPVAFAGRGACTDCHDDSAAKLHDGKHAGVGCEACHGAQAAHAADPTSASASMPDTRELCPVCHARNAAKPKTFPQVDIKAHADGNACKDCHDPHHPDA
- a CDS encoding 4Fe-4S dicluster domain-containing protein; the encoded protein is MESTRREFAKLLVLTGAAAAAYEYVMADAPEKAPNYDATRHWWAMLIDVGKCIGCGNCVRACKAENDVPREPYYFRTWVERYYVPERDPANPTAEDFPIVDSPNGGYDGFPERYRIEAGAKAFFVPKMCNHCAHSPCVQVCPVGATFESPDGVVLVDKTYCLGCRYCVQACPYGCRFIDPRTNTVDKCSLCYHRITKGLTTACCEACPTGARQLGDLKNPSDPFHTVLRTHPVQVLKPQLATGAKVYYAELDGSVR
- the nrfD gene encoding NrfD/PsrC family molybdoenzyme membrane anchor subunit, producing the protein MGVDGFMYPNEIELQWSILIVLYPFITGLVAGAFILASLERVFNVEAVKPTYRLALLVALAFMIVAPLPLQMHLGHPERSFEMYLTPHTTSAMAMFGFVYLWYLLAVLVIEIWLDYRTDIVRFAQTVPGWRGRVYKLMSLGSYNVSPAALAIDDKVGRFVTIVGIPSAFLLHGYVGFIFGSIKANPWWSTPLMPIVFLFSAVVSGIAAVLLLYMAVCVLKRIAIDMRCVDTMARYLMYAFLIDFSLEMLDLIHRVYESDESFKSLDFMVKSRLFLSQVVLQIFLGTLLPIAILALVQLIRMSDRARKSLYVVAGIATLAGIFAMRWNVVIGGQLFSKSFLGYTTYKMGFATREGLLPALAIMVLPLVILTVLVKLLPPMEAPEETSG